TTATTATCCCTTCAAATACAAACAAGAAAACTTCCTTACTTATCTGTGTTTATCAAAATGAGACAcctttctcctcctccttcttcctcttcttctaaaGGGTGGGTGGTGACAGTAAGTTATTTGAGTCCTTGATATGATCTTTTTTTCCGAAGAAGATAATATGAAAGCAAATATCTTTGGTTGAGGGGGGTTATCATGTAAATAATTATGAAATGGAGGGTGTTATCCAAAAATAGTAGAATATTGAAGTTTATAGATTCACCACCCCACCCCCCCACCCCAACCCTCTCtctatgatatcttcttcgttctAATGGCATCGACTACTGCTGTTACTGGTTCTATCTCTTATCTCCATAGACTAAATGGCGTGAAAAATCCTACCTTTTCATCAGCTTCTCTATGTAAAGCTCCTACCtttactctctttttttttctttcttttcattgTAAAGTTTATCTGTTTGAATTATGAATTTAGGGTGTATGTTATGTTAAAAATAACATCATATATACTAGGTTTTTTGTTTCTTCAACTATATGATCGAAAATTTTGTTGCAATTTTTGAAATGCTAACACATTTAGGTGTCGCTGGAATTGTGGTTTTTGGGTTATTTGGATCGACATGGTTAGATATTATTAAGAGTTATGGGGGTTTAGATCTATATGTATTTGTGTGCAGAACATGATAACCTAGAAAAATAGAGGTTAGGTTTGTggttaattaatacaataatgatgttGGGTCTTCCTTATTGACAATAACTTTAACAAAAATTAGCAAGAAATTGGGTTTCTCTTGACTAGGTATATCTTTTATAAGCATACGCACACTTAATGGAAGTAGTACTTGTATGGACAATTTTACCTCTTCTCTTCGTCCTCACTCTCTTGTTCAGTCACTCAATAAATTGTACCATAGGTTATACTACATTAACTTCCACTATATTGCTTAAGAATTCCCCTGTATTTTTACGCTTATGACTTTGTAACTTTATACTCCTTTCAGGTAACAAGGTAAACCTAAAAACCAATTTAGTTGGTATTCGAACTCTATCACTGCCTGGTAAGAAACTTGGGAATACTCGGGGAGCTCTTCGTGTCTACAGTTTGTTTGGAGGAAAGAAAGATAATGGGAATGCTGATGATGCCCCTGCAAAGGTGAGTCATActatcattaattttttttagatgaaACATGTGTTTCCTGTATCATTGAAGTTTTAAAAGGCGTACTTAATCAACTGAAAATTCTAGGTCTATTTCATGTTTTGTTTCTTACTGTAGGCAGGAATTTTAGGTAACATGCAAAATTTGTATGAGACGGTAAAGAAGGCACAAATGGTTGTCCAAGTTGAAGCAGTGCGTGTGCAGAAAGAACTTGCTGTGTATGTATTATTTGCCTAACCTTTTGTCGTTCTTCAAATGGCTTTTCTGTCGGTAATTAGAATCACTAACTGGCTAAGTTTTGGCTTTCCAATGTTTTTACAGAGCAGAGTTTGATGGGTACTGTGAAGGTGAACTGATAAAGGTATGTCTTAGGTCGTATCACAAGCCTTTCGTTAGGTTCTGATGCACTAGCTTAACTCAAGGGCTTACTTTATATCCTAGGTAACACTTTCTGGAAATCAGCAACCTATACGAACTGAGATCACAGAGGCTGCAATTGAGTTAGGAGCAGAAGTAAGTAGAGTGCCTTTGTTTGCTATTATATTTTTACTTATAATAATGTTCCAACTATTCCTTGTTTTCGTTTGAAAtctccttttttttcctttttttttaatagaaccACAGATTCAACTCACCAACACATAGGAGCCAATATTCCAACACAACTGATCAAATTTTAAAAACCTTGATGTTGAATTTATAATGATGTTTATTGTATCCTTCTATATGTGCAGAAGCTCTCACTTTTAGTTACAGAGGCATACAAGGACGCTCACCAAAAGAGTGTGCTGGTAAGACTTAGAACCCCGTTTCTGTAGAAGAATCAAAACTTCTTATATATGATGGTCTAGGAGCACTTAAATTCTGGGTTTGTCTGCAGGCAATGAAGGAGAGGATGAGTGATCTTGCACAGAGCCTAGGAATGCCACAAGGTTTAAGTGAAGGATTGAAGTAATGCTAAGAAATCTGAATTCATGGTTTTACAACAATGTGATGTTGGTGGTGAAGTCAGGGAATTGGGCCGCCTTACTCTTCAACTCCGTATACTAAAACTAGCTGGCCGTTCTCGACCATGGGTAGTTTATTTTTATTGATCATATTTGTCGTGAGTACGTAGTTATATTTCGTTCTTGGTAGTTAAATAAATCTCCGTTCATGTTACTACTAAACAACCAAATGGCTGTTGGAGCAAGATCTAAGATACAAAGGGTACTTATCATTAAATTTAGTACCATCAATACCTTCCAACATAAAGAACATGCACGCAGCTGCTCTGCGGTAACTTTTATTATCTTTAGGAAGAGAAAGATCGTAACCTTAAATCCTGCTCACGTAATCAAAGAGCTTCAATTCAAGCTAAGCTGGTGCACAGTCAATTGAAGATATGCGTACTAACCTAGGAATTGGGAAAATAAACCCACGTCTAAGACAAGATTCTAAGAATATTAATAGATTCCAGAGGGGTGTATTAACGGTTCAGGCCAACGAATCTTAATCTCGAGTTCAGTTGAACCTAGCTGTTACTGGCTCAGAGAAGTTCGTGTGGCTCCGTTTGAGAGGAGCAGCATCTCAACTAGAGCTGAATATCGGCCTTACCAAGGCGGGCCGTCTCAACTTCTATCAGATTTGAGCGTTTCCCCATCCCATTTACCTGTTTGCTAATCTCACTGTGGGGTGGGAATGGGCAAATCTGGTCACTTGCACCGTGTTGTCTTTCCCCTGAAACATGTACTTAAACCGTCTGTTGTTTCCTCCGTATAGTAACAAATGAAAGCATTTTCGTTAGTTTAAACAGTTTGACATACATTTATAAGAATATGAATTACATATAGGAGGACCTTTCTTTCTTGACAAAAATAAGGCATTTAAGAAATTACAAGAACTGCGACCAacatataaaactaaaatcagaaccaaaaaaaaataaaaaatcagtgGATTCATACCCTTCCAATCACTTGGTAAACCAGTAAATTAGAATAAGAAATGTGAACACAGATGCAACCAGGGAAAGAATTATAGTATCCATCGATTTCTTTCTCTTTATCGACGAAACAATATGATTTACCTGCATCATCAGTATGGAAAATTAGCAGAGATAATAATAGAACCCAACATTCTACAatcttgtttctttttctttttaacaaTGCAGAAAGCATAACTTTGTCAGAGAAACTGTTTTACATACCGTTGGTAGACGGCTGCTAATATTGCCTATCTTTGAAGTGATTCCCCCAAATGTTGAGCATTGCGATACAAGTGTGGCTTGCGCTTGGGAAATCACAGTATCCATCTATATAAAACAAGTGTTCGCAACTTTAGTGGATATCATTTGCTGAACATTCTCTA
This portion of the Papaver somniferum cultivar HN1 chromosome 11, ASM357369v1, whole genome shotgun sequence genome encodes:
- the LOC113322354 gene encoding nucleoid-associated protein At4g30620, chloroplastic-like yields the protein MASTTAVTGSISYLHRLNGVKNPTFSSASLCNKVNLKTNLVGIRTLSLPGKKLGNTRGALRVYSLFGGKKDNGNADDAPAKAGILGNMQNLYETVKKAQMVVQVEAVRVQKELAVAEFDGYCEGELIKVTLSGNQQPIRTEITEAAIELGAEKLSLLVTEAYKDAHQKSVLAMKERMSDLAQSLGMPQGLSEGLK